A genomic window from Camelus ferus isolate YT-003-E chromosome 9, BCGSAC_Cfer_1.0, whole genome shotgun sequence includes:
- the LOC116666050 gene encoding ADP-ribosylation factor-like protein 5B, with amino-acid sequence MNEVVHTSPTIGSNVEETVMKNTHFLTWDIGGQESLRSSWNTYYTNTEFIIPVVDSIDGERLAIIKEVLYRMLAHEEEPSDLGFLPVPIINICVNPQYCT; translated from the exons ATGAATGAAGTGGTTCATACATCTCCAACCATAGGAAGCAATGTTGAAGAAACAGTCATGAAGAACACTCATTTTCTCACGTGGGATATTGGTGGTCAGGAGTCCCTGCGGTCATCGTGGAACACGTATTACACAAACACTGAG TTCATCATTCCTGTGGTCGATAGCATTGATGGAGAACGACTAGCTATTATAAAAGAAGTATTATACAGAATGTTGGCTCATGAG GAGGAACCATCTGACCTAGGATTTCTTCCAGTTCCTATAATTAACATCTGTGTGAATCCTCAATACTGCACCTGA